One genomic window of Hylaeus volcanicus isolate JK05 unplaced genomic scaffold, UHH_iyHylVolc1.0_haploid 11131, whole genome shotgun sequence includes the following:
- the LOC128882361 gene encoding E3 ubiquitin-protein ligase MIB2-like → IGRVHRITDKGDVRVQFEGCNNRWTFHPGALVNATSKDTFSLGDIVRVKTDLSAVKLYQRGHGEWIDVMKNALGKTGKVIKIYSDGDLRVALDGHTWTFNPLSVTLVPPGTEIASLQDESRSRDWAADSVDTEVEKLLRDAARGEAGVSAVQEFLKKYPGRVDARAGGPGSGKKTCLQVAAHQGQRDLCTLLLDAGASLRAVDEDGDTPLHYAAFGFVALELNQLLRKTFVAKHINAFVYN, encoded by the exons ATCGGCAGAGTCCACCGTATCACGGACAAAGGCGACGTACGCGTGCAATTCGAGGGATGCAACAACAGATGGACCTTTCATCCCGGAGCACTCGTGAACGCCACGAGCAAGGACACGTTTTCTCTAGGCGACATAGTCAGAGTGAAAACCGATCTGTCCGCGGTTAAACTCTACCAACGTGGCCACGGCGAGTGGATAGAcgttatgaaaaat GCTTTAGGAAAGACTGGGAAAGTGATAAAGATATATTCAGACGGAGACTTGAGGGTCGCTCTAGACGGTCACACGTGGACCTTCAATCCTCTGAGTGTCACTCTCGTTCCTCCAGGGACAGAAATTGCTTCTCTGCAGGATGAGTCCAGGAGCAGAGACTGGGCAG CCGACAGTGTAGATACAGAAGTGGAGAAACTGTTGAGAGACGCAGCGAGGGGAGAGGCTGGGGTATCCGCGGTCCAAGAGTTTCTGAAGAAGTATCCAGGAAGAGTAGATGCCAGAGCTGGCGGTCCCGGAAGTGGCAAGAAAACGTGTCTGCAAGTCGCGGCGCATCAAGGTCAACGTGACCTTTGCACTCTTCTTCTAGACGCTGGTGCATCCCTGCGAGCGGTAGACGAGGACGGAGACACTCCTCTGCACTATGCTGCATTTGGGTTCGTTGCGTTGG